In Pseudomonas sp. R76, one genomic interval encodes:
- the xdhC gene encoding xanthine dehydrogenase accessory protein XdhC, which translates to MNNWISALADLQNQGEPCVLVTIIEELGSTPRNAGSKMVISAAQTFDTIGGGHLEYKAMQIARDMLVRGQQNTHLERFSLGASLGQCCGGVTVLLFEPMGQVQAQIAVFGAGHVGRALVPLLASLPCRVRWIDSRDQEFPQQIPQGVRKIVSEEPVDEIADLPVGSYCIVMTHNHALDLELTAALLKRNDFAYFGLIGSKTKRVKFEHRLRDRGFDTAQLQRMRCPMGLTEVKGKLPVEIAISIAGEIIATYNANFGQHTASAEPIAKLLPASRRSQAL; encoded by the coding sequence ATGAACAACTGGATCAGCGCCCTCGCCGACCTGCAAAATCAGGGTGAACCCTGCGTGCTGGTGACCATCATCGAAGAGCTCGGCTCCACGCCGCGCAATGCCGGTTCGAAGATGGTCATCAGCGCCGCGCAGACCTTCGACACCATCGGTGGCGGGCACCTGGAATACAAGGCGATGCAGATCGCCCGCGACATGCTCGTGCGCGGCCAGCAGAACACCCATCTGGAACGCTTCAGCCTCGGCGCCAGCCTGGGCCAATGCTGCGGCGGCGTGACTGTGTTGCTGTTCGAACCGATGGGCCAGGTGCAGGCGCAGATTGCCGTATTCGGCGCCGGCCACGTCGGCCGTGCACTGGTGCCGTTGCTGGCGAGCCTGCCGTGCCGGGTGCGCTGGATCGACTCGCGTGACCAGGAGTTTCCGCAACAGATCCCACAAGGCGTGCGTAAAATCGTCAGCGAAGAGCCTGTCGACGAAATTGCCGACCTGCCGGTGGGCAGTTACTGCATCGTCATGACCCACAATCATGCACTCGACCTGGAACTCACCGCCGCGCTGCTCAAGCGCAATGACTTTGCCTACTTCGGCCTGATCGGCTCGAAAACCAAACGGGTCAAGTTCGAACACCGCCTGCGTGATCGCGGCTTCGACACCGCGCAATTGCAACGCATGCGCTGCCCCATGGGCCTCACCGAGGTGAAGGGCAAACTACCGGTGGAAATCGCCATCTCCATCGCCGGCGAAATCATCGCCACCTATAACGCGAATTTCGGCCAGCACACCGCCAGCGCCGAACCCATTGCCAAACTGCTGCCGGCCTCGCGTCGCAGCCAAGCACTCTAA
- a CDS encoding GntR family transcriptional regulator has translation MNEQLQPLKKQPRAGKAGRSGTQDDIVYAHIFEAILEQRLAPGTKLSEEALGEIFGVSRTIIRRALSRLAHEGVVLLRPNRGAVVASPSVEEARQVFLARRLVERAITELAVQHATAEQLAELRQMVNDERDSFSRGDRGAGIRLSGEFHLKLAEAAKNAPLISFQRSLVSQTSLIIAQYESGNRSHCSYDEHTQLIDAIEARDAALAVNLMMHHMDHIDSKLNLDEESASDDLHAVFSHLLQTKKPGRSSVKL, from the coding sequence ATGAACGAACAGTTGCAACCTCTCAAGAAACAACCGCGAGCCGGCAAGGCCGGTCGCAGCGGAACCCAGGACGATATCGTCTACGCGCATATCTTCGAGGCGATCCTCGAACAACGCCTGGCGCCCGGAACCAAATTGAGTGAAGAGGCACTGGGCGAAATCTTTGGCGTCAGCCGCACCATCATTCGCCGCGCGCTCTCGCGCCTGGCCCATGAAGGCGTGGTACTGCTGCGGCCCAATCGCGGCGCGGTGGTGGCGAGCCCAAGTGTAGAAGAAGCGCGTCAGGTATTCCTGGCCCGGCGTCTGGTCGAGCGGGCGATCACTGAATTGGCCGTGCAGCACGCCACGGCCGAACAGTTGGCCGAGCTGCGTCAGATGGTCAACGACGAGCGCGACAGCTTCTCACGCGGCGATCGCGGTGCCGGTATCCGCCTCTCCGGCGAATTCCACCTCAAGCTGGCCGAAGCGGCGAAGAATGCGCCGCTGATCAGCTTCCAGCGCAGCCTGGTGTCGCAGACCTCGTTGATCATCGCCCAGTACGAAAGCGGCAACCGCTCGCACTGTTCCTACGATGAACACACGCAGCTGATCGACGCGATCGAAGCACGCGACGCGGCGCTGGCAGTGAATTTGATGATGCACCACATGGATCACATCGACAGCAAGCTCAACCTCGATGAGGAAAGCGCGTCGGATGATTTGCATGCGGTGTTTTCGCATTTGTTGCAGACGAAAAAGCCAGGACGCTCCTCGGTAAAACTGTAA
- the guaD gene encoding guanine deaminase, with product MPLTRKAYRAAILHSIADPAEVGIEASYEYFEDGLLVIDNGQISALGHASDLLPTLPADIDVTHYQDALITPGLIDTHIHLPQTGMVGAYGEQLLDWLNTYTFPCESQFADKAHAEEVADIFIKELLRNGTTTALVFGSVHPQSVNAFFEAAEKLDLRMIAGKVMMDRNAPDYLTDTAETGYQESKALIERWHGKGRLHYAVTPRFAPTSTPEQLALAGQLLGEYPDLYMQTHISENKQEVEWVKELFPERKGYLDVYDHYKLLGERSVFAHGVHLCDDECARLAETGSAVAFCPTSNFFLGSGLFNLPMAEKHKLNVGLGTDVGGGTSFSLLQTLNEAYKVMQLQGARLSPFKSLYLATLGGARALRLEDKIGTLQPGTDADFLVLDYNATPLLSYRLKQANNIAETLFVLMTLGDDRTILQTYAAGNLVHQR from the coding sequence ATGCCTTTGACTCGCAAAGCCTACCGTGCCGCCATCCTGCACAGCATCGCCGACCCTGCTGAAGTGGGGATCGAAGCCTCCTATGAGTATTTCGAAGACGGCCTGCTGGTGATCGATAACGGCCAGATCAGCGCCTTGGGCCATGCCAGCGATTTGCTGCCCACACTGCCCGCCGATATTGACGTCACCCATTATCAGGATGCGCTGATCACACCGGGCCTGATCGACACCCACATCCACCTGCCGCAAACCGGCATGGTCGGCGCCTATGGCGAGCAGTTGCTGGATTGGCTCAATACCTACACCTTCCCGTGTGAAAGCCAGTTCGCCGACAAGGCCCATGCCGAAGAAGTCGCAGACATCTTCATCAAGGAACTGCTGCGCAACGGCACCACCACCGCGCTGGTGTTCGGCAGTGTGCACCCGCAGTCAGTCAATGCGTTTTTTGAAGCGGCGGAAAAACTCGACCTGCGCATGATCGCCGGCAAGGTGATGATGGACCGCAACGCGCCGGACTACCTCACCGACACCGCCGAAACCGGCTACCAGGAAAGCAAGGCGCTGATCGAACGCTGGCACGGCAAAGGCCGTTTGCACTATGCGGTGACGCCACGTTTTGCGCCGACCAGCACACCGGAACAATTGGCCTTGGCCGGGCAACTGCTGGGTGAATACCCGGACCTGTACATGCAAACTCACATCAGTGAGAACAAGCAGGAAGTCGAGTGGGTGAAGGAGCTGTTTCCGGAGCGCAAAGGCTATCTGGACGTGTACGACCACTACAAATTGCTCGGTGAGCGCTCGGTGTTTGCCCACGGCGTACACCTGTGTGATGACGAGTGCGCGCGACTGGCGGAAACGGGTTCGGCGGTGGCGTTCTGCCCGACCTCGAACTTCTTCCTCGGCAGTGGCTTGTTCAATTTGCCGATGGCCGAGAAGCACAAGCTGAACGTGGGCCTGGGCACGGACGTGGGTGGCGGCACCAGCTTCTCGCTGCTGCAAACCCTGAACGAAGCCTACAAGGTCATGCAGTTGCAAGGCGCGCGGTTGAGCCCGTTCAAGTCGCTGTACCTGGCGACCTTGGGCGGCGCGCGGGCGCTGCGTCTGGAAGACAAGATCGGCACCTTGCAGCCGGGTACTGACGCGGACTTTTTGGTATTGGATTACAACGCCACGCCGCTGCTGAGCTATCGCTTGAAGCAGGCGAATAACATTGCCGAGACGTTGTTTGTGTTGATGACGCTGGGGGATGATCGGACGATTTTGCAGACCTACGCAGCCGGCAATCTCGTGCATCAACGCTGA